Sequence from the uncultured Draconibacterium sp. genome:
CGATAACAAAGCAATTGTTTATGCGGCCGGTGAAGCCATTGCCGACACCATAAAAGCGTCGCTGGAAAAAGAACCTTGTGTAACCTATCCGGCAACGGCACTGCAAAAACTCAAAAATGCCCGTTTTTACCTTACTGAAGGTGCAGCGGTTGCACTTGAAGATAGCATTGAGAGCTATTACACCTGCACGCCGTGGAACCACCAGAAAACAGAAAGAGCGGTAATTGAGCTCTGCAAAAAGATAAACAAGTTTGGCTCGAAACTGGATTTGGAAGACCTGAAAGCCGATAAATACTGCAGGATGATTCCCGATTTGAATGAAAACACCGTTCAGTCGGTTATCGATTCAATTTTGGCGAAACTGCAAAAAGGTATGCAAAAAGAGGTGAACCAGGTGTATTACCACACCGGTCCGCACCACGACGATATCATGCTTGGCATTATGCCATCAACCAACCGCCAGTCGCGAGATGCAAGCAACGAACTCCATTTTTCGGTAGCAACTTCGGGTTTTACAGCGGTAACAAATACTTTTTTGTACAACCTGTTGGTTGATACCAAAGACCTGATCAACCAGGGCAAAATTGAAATGATCAACTTCCCCGACTTCTTTAAAGACGGGCACAAATACAAGTGGGACAAAGACATTTACCACTACCTCGATAATATTGCCGCACAGGATGAAGAAGAAAAACGCCGTGGAGTTTGCCACCGTGTAGTGCGTGCGCTGGTTTTAATATGGGGAATTAAAAACGAAGAAGAACTTCGTGAGACGATTTTCGAGATTCTCACCAGTCTGAAAAATACTTACGATGGTGGGAAAAATCCTCCAAAGATTCAGAAGCTGAAAGGAATGATTCGCGAGTTTGAAGAAGAACTGGTTTGGGCACACTACGGCATTATGGTGAAAAATGTTCACCACCTGCGTTTGGGCTTTTACTCGGGCGAATCGAACTACGACAAAGACATTCTTCCGATTCTGGAAGACTTCAGAAAATACAAACCAACAGTTATTAGTTTGGCCATGGATCCGCAGGGAAGCGGTCCCGATACGCACTACAAAGTGCTGATGGCAATTGCAAAAGCTGTTGAAGACTGGAGCAAGGAAGAAGACCTGAGCAATCTGCGAATTGTTGGCTACCGTAATGTGTGGTTTAAATACAACCCCTGGGATGTTGAAGTGATCGTTCCGGTATCGTTGAACTCGCTGGCCACACTGGGTAAATCATTCTCGGAGTGTTACATTACACAGGTTAATGCTTCGTTCCCGAGTTACCAGTTGGATGGCAAATTCAGCGACCTGACACAACGCGTTTGGTTCGATCAGCACAAACAAATACAGCTGCTGTTGGGTAAAAACTTCTTCTACCAAAACGAATCGCCGCTGCTACGCGCCACTCACGGTGTAATTTACCACCGCGAATTAACGGTTGAGCAATTCCTTGAAGAAGCCCAGAAACTGGGAAAAGCAATGGAAAATATACTTTAAGAACCAGAAACAACAAATAATAATAAACAGATGAAACTAGTAATTCATAATAACTACGATGGATTAAGCATTTGGGCTGCCAACCATATCGCCGAAAGAATTAGCGACTTTGAGCCAACAGCAGAAAAACCATTTGTACTTGGGTTACCAACCGGATCAACGCCGCTGGGAACCTACACAGCACTGATAGATTTATATAAACAAGGAAAAGTAACGTTTAAAAACGTGGTTACTTTTAACATGGACGAATACGTTGGCATTGCCGAAGATCATCCGGAAAGTTATCACAGTTTTATGTTCGAAAACTTTTTTAACCACATCGATATTCCAAAGGAAAACATCAATATTCTTGACGGAAACGCCGCCGACCTTGATGCCGAATGCGAGCGTTACGAAGCCAAAATTAAATCGTACGGAGGTATTGAGTTGTTTATGGGCGGAATGGGCGCCGATGGTCACCTGGCATTTAATATTCCGGGATCATCGATTCAGTCGCGCACCCGTTTGGTAGATCTGAATTACGACACGATTGTTGCCAACTCGCGTTTCTTCGATAACGATTTAAAGCAGGTACCAAAACAGGCTTTAACGGTTGGTGTGCAAACGGTACTCGACTCGAATGAAGTGTTGGTTTTGGTAAACGGATACAAAAAAGCCCGCGCACTGCAAAATGTAGTGGAAAACGGGATTAACCACATGTGGACATTATCGGCGCTGCAAATGCACCCGAATGGCATTATCGTTTGCGACGAAGATGCTACAATGGAACTAAAAGTTGGAACCGTAAAGTATTTCAAAGAATCAGTTTAAAACTGAATCTCCACAAAATAAAACTGCCCGCCTGATGATTCAGAGCGGGCAGTTGTTTTATATTTTTATTGTGGATAGTTTCCAGAATCCTCGACTCTACTCACTTGCAGATCTTTTTCGCACGGGCTTAATAACCACCTCCCGTTCGCATTGTGGACATATATAAATCTCGCATCCGGTGCAGGCAAAACAATTACTGCACGTACGCGGAACATCGAGATTGGAAAACTGAAAATCACAGTTTGAACAGGTGTATATTTTCTCCTTTTTCTGCGGAAACATTACACAAACGTTTTAACCAAACGAAGTATTCCGAAGATAATAACCAGCGTAAAAATGATAGCGGCTCCCGAAGGAATATTCAGGAAATAGGAAATAAACAAACCGGCTATTGTACCCACAAA
This genomic interval carries:
- a CDS encoding glucosamine-6-phosphate isomerase; this translates as MTVNFTKVEEAFFEETKSKKISTRIPYITTESFPKLGLLSALSFLEWASKNPNGVVSLPTGKTAQYFLDFTHLLLDNWNNKKGKDFLEKYGLADVKKPDLSELSFVQMGEFFPINPEQHNSLYNYAQKQYIEGLGFKKENALLINSEEIKLAEGKHYSEIFPDFKIDLSLRYREAKTHQEQLQKESIFNIDNWCTAYENKIREKGGIGFFLSGIGPDGLIAFNTRGSDHFSSTRLTETNFETQAITAADLGGIEVSKNRLVVTIGLGTLTFNPDNKAIVYAAGEAIADTIKASLEKEPCVTYPATALQKLKNARFYLTEGAAVALEDSIESYYTCTPWNHQKTERAVIELCKKINKFGSKLDLEDLKADKYCRMIPDLNENTVQSVIDSILAKLQKGMQKEVNQVYYHTGPHHDDIMLGIMPSTNRQSRDASNELHFSVATSGFTAVTNTFLYNLLVDTKDLINQGKIEMINFPDFFKDGHKYKWDKDIYHYLDNIAAQDEEEKRRGVCHRVVRALVLIWGIKNEEELRETIFEILTSLKNTYDGGKNPPKIQKLKGMIREFEEELVWAHYGIMVKNVHHLRLGFYSGESNYDKDILPILEDFRKYKPTVISLAMDPQGSGPDTHYKVLMAIAKAVEDWSKEEDLSNLRIVGYRNVWFKYNPWDVEVIVPVSLNSLATLGKSFSECYITQVNASFPSYQLDGKFSDLTQRVWFDQHKQIQLLLGKNFFYQNESPLLRATHGVIYHRELTVEQFLEEAQKLGKAMENIL
- the nagB gene encoding glucosamine-6-phosphate deaminase, whose translation is MKLVIHNNYDGLSIWAANHIAERISDFEPTAEKPFVLGLPTGSTPLGTYTALIDLYKQGKVTFKNVVTFNMDEYVGIAEDHPESYHSFMFENFFNHIDIPKENINILDGNAADLDAECERYEAKIKSYGGIELFMGGMGADGHLAFNIPGSSIQSRTRLVDLNYDTIVANSRFFDNDLKQVPKQALTVGVQTVLDSNEVLVLVNGYKKARALQNVVENGINHMWTLSALQMHPNGIIVCDEDATMELKVGTVKYFKESV